The following are encoded together in the Gemmatimonadales bacterium genome:
- the asnS gene encoding asparagine--tRNA ligase — protein MEHSDIKSLSGRAGQHVTVAGWVVTTRTSGKIAFLVLRDGSGYLQCVLSKRDLPEAVWETAIGLTQETSVRVRGEVRADPRQAGGVELAVAELEVLGASPDYPISPKEHGTAFLFEHRHLWLRSRKQVAIAKVRHQVFQALHDFFDERGFYHVSTPILTGSIGEEAGNLFATEYFDLGQAYLAQTGQLYVEAACAALGKVYCLGPTFRAEKSKTRRHLTEFWMVEPEVAFADSDDNMQLQEDLVSYLVARALDRCKDELDELERDRAPLERTVGPFPRISYSDAVTRLNQLGSDIKWGDDLGGDDETLLAKEYDRPIFVKNYPKEVKAFYMKENPEDPRTVLNNDCLAPEGYGEIIGGSQREDDHDRLLARIIGQGLDPKAYAWYLDLRKYGTFVHSGFGLGVERTVAWITGIPHIRETIAFPRQIHRLYP, from the coding sequence ATGGAGCACTCAGACATTAAGTCCCTTTCGGGCCGAGCCGGTCAACACGTTACGGTCGCCGGCTGGGTCGTAACGACCCGGACCAGCGGGAAGATTGCCTTCCTCGTGCTGCGCGATGGCTCGGGGTATCTCCAGTGCGTCCTGTCCAAGCGGGACCTTCCCGAGGCTGTCTGGGAAACCGCCATTGGGCTGACCCAGGAGACCTCGGTTCGGGTCCGTGGCGAGGTTCGGGCTGACCCCCGCCAGGCGGGCGGTGTCGAACTGGCTGTGGCCGAGCTGGAGGTCCTGGGGGCGAGCCCGGACTACCCGATTTCGCCCAAGGAACACGGCACGGCCTTTCTGTTCGAGCACCGGCATCTCTGGCTTCGGAGCCGGAAGCAGGTGGCAATTGCCAAGGTTCGTCATCAGGTATTCCAGGCGCTGCACGACTTCTTCGATGAACGTGGTTTCTACCATGTCAGCACCCCGATCCTGACCGGCAGTATCGGGGAAGAGGCGGGCAACCTCTTTGCTACCGAGTACTTCGATCTTGGTCAGGCCTACCTGGCCCAGACCGGTCAGCTCTACGTCGAAGCTGCCTGTGCTGCCCTCGGCAAGGTCTATTGCCTGGGCCCGACCTTTCGGGCGGAGAAATCGAAGACGCGCCGGCATCTGACCGAGTTCTGGATGGTCGAGCCCGAAGTGGCCTTTGCCGACTCGGACGACAATATGCAGCTGCAGGAAGATCTCGTCAGCTATCTCGTGGCTCGCGCGCTCGACCGCTGCAAGGATGAGCTCGACGAACTCGAGCGCGACCGGGCGCCGCTCGAACGAACAGTGGGGCCGTTTCCCCGGATCAGCTATAGCGACGCGGTAACACGTCTGAATCAGCTCGGTTCCGACATCAAGTGGGGAGATGACCTGGGTGGCGACGACGAGACGCTGCTGGCGAAGGAGTACGACCGGCCGATCTTCGTCAAGAACTATCCGAAGGAGGTCAAAGCCTTCTACATGAAGGAGAACCCTGAGGATCCGCGGACCGTGCTCAACAACGACTGCCTTGCTCCGGAGGGCTACGGCGAGATCATTGGCGGTTCACAGCGGGAGGACGATCACGACCGACTGCTGGCGCGGATCATCGGTCAGGGGCTCGACCCCAAGGCGTATGCCTGGTACCTCGATCTGCGGAAGTACGGCACCTTCGTGCACTCGGGCTTCGGACTCGGGGTGGAGCGGACGGTCGCCTGGATTACCGGGATACCGCACATTCGGGAAACCATCGCGTTTCCGCGGCAGATCCATCGCCTCTATCCCTGA
- a CDS encoding ABC transporter permease, which yields MRTALEAVRHNTLRAALTSLGILFGVASVIAMLAIGKGAEQEILQQMVLLGSNNVVITPLIEQREGPATEQGKEEPKRFSPGLTYADAEALTRVIPAVDAISAEIVINTNITREGQRRSGKLVGVDTAYFRITNLALGSGAWFSAEQVRQGLPVAIIGQGVRSRFFATEEPIGRRIKVGETWLTVVGVLSDRRVDNDIAARLGIRDANMDVYVPVHTMLSRFRNRALVTQRDIELASRRANQPQNNDTGESEEQRSERINRNQLDRIILRVADARQVAGVADIAQRMLARRHNAVIDFEVTVPELLLKQEQRTRTIFNVVLGAIASISLIVGGIGIMNIMLASVLERIREIGVRRAVGATQQEILFQFLSEAVLISVAGGVAGILVGAGLSFGIERLAGIKTIVSYLSVFVAFGVSFSVGLAFGIVPAYRAARQDPVVCLRYE from the coding sequence ATGCGGACCGCGCTCGAAGCCGTGCGCCACAACACACTGCGCGCCGCCCTGACCTCGCTCGGCATCCTCTTTGGGGTGGCCTCGGTGATTGCCATGCTGGCCATCGGCAAAGGGGCCGAGCAGGAAATCCTCCAGCAGATGGTGCTGCTTGGTTCGAACAACGTGGTGATCACGCCCTTGATCGAACAGAGGGAGGGCCCCGCCACCGAGCAGGGCAAGGAGGAGCCGAAGCGTTTTTCACCCGGCCTGACCTACGCCGATGCCGAGGCGCTGACCCGAGTGATTCCCGCCGTCGACGCCATCAGTGCCGAGATCGTGATCAACACCAACATTACGCGCGAGGGACAGCGACGGTCGGGCAAACTGGTCGGCGTCGATACCGCGTACTTCAGGATTACCAACCTTGCCCTCGGCAGCGGCGCGTGGTTCAGCGCCGAGCAGGTGCGCCAGGGGTTGCCGGTCGCGATCATCGGCCAGGGGGTGCGGAGCCGGTTCTTTGCGACGGAGGAGCCGATCGGCCGCCGGATCAAAGTCGGCGAGACCTGGCTGACCGTGGTCGGGGTGCTGAGCGACCGGCGCGTGGACAACGACATCGCCGCGCGACTCGGCATCCGCGACGCCAACATGGACGTGTACGTCCCGGTCCACACCATGTTGAGCCGGTTTCGGAACCGTGCCCTGGTGACCCAGCGGGACATCGAGCTGGCCAGTCGCCGGGCCAATCAGCCGCAGAACAACGACACCGGGGAATCGGAGGAGCAGCGCAGCGAGCGGATCAACCGAAACCAGCTGGACCGGATCATTCTGCGCGTGGCCGACGCCCGCCAGGTGGCTGGCGTGGCCGACATTGCGCAGCGGATGCTGGCTCGGCGCCACAACGCCGTTATCGATTTCGAGGTCACGGTGCCGGAGCTGCTGCTCAAACAGGAGCAGCGGACCCGCACGATCTTCAACGTCGTTCTGGGCGCCATTGCGTCGATCTCGCTGATCGTCGGCGGAATCGGCATCATGAACATCATGCTGGCGTCGGTCCTCGAGCGGATCCGGGAGATCGGGGTCCGCCGCGCCGTGGGCGCCACGCAGCAGGAAATCCTGTTTCAGTTCCTGAGCGAGGCCGTGCTGATCAGCGTGGCTGGTGGCGTGGCCGGGATCCTGGTCGGGGCCGGCCTCAGTTTCGGCATCGAGCGCCTGGCAGGGATCAAGACCATCGTATCCTATCTCTCGGTCTTCGTGGCGTTCGGCGTGTCGTTCAGCGTCGGCCTTGCTTTCGGTATTGTGCCCGCCTACCGGGCCGCGCGCCAGGACCCCGTCGTCTGCCTTCGGTACGAGTAA
- a CDS encoding efflux RND transporter periplasmic adaptor subunit, giving the protein MRYLRARWLQILVAVVALSAAAAWAMGGGKGDATAPVIARVSKGPFVVAVTTSGELRALKAVNITVPPNAQQAEAFQMRIQTIVPEGTVVKEGDVVAELDRSTLATKMAEFSLALQKAEAVYEQAMLDSTLNLSKAREEIRTMDLGLEEKKLAKEQAVFEAPSVRRQAEIDYEKAERALAQAKVDYKTKVEQAQAKMREVGADRERQQNKVRLAQEVMAGFTVRAPTAGMVIYFKEWNGRKRTTGSQVSAWDQVVATLPDLSQMESVTFVNEIDVRKVSVGQAVAISLDSDPTKRLTGKVTAVANVGEQRPNTDAKVFEVKVVIDQPDTTLRPGMTTGNEIETYRSDEVLSVPIEALSSEGGVPFVFRQDGGRVTKQEVEAGTMNDDGVVILRGLNENDRVLLSPPADRDRMEIRRLPGSTAAPPASGDTSAPVIPLTDSTKVAKTGPAPQPSVRPANTAARN; this is encoded by the coding sequence ATGCGCTACCTCCGCGCTCGCTGGTTGCAGATCCTGGTCGCCGTCGTTGCCTTGTCCGCAGCGGCCGCCTGGGCCATGGGCGGCGGTAAAGGTGATGCCACGGCGCCGGTCATCGCGCGGGTCAGCAAGGGACCCTTTGTGGTCGCCGTAACCACCTCCGGCGAACTCCGGGCCCTCAAAGCCGTCAACATCACGGTGCCGCCGAACGCCCAGCAGGCCGAGGCCTTCCAGATGCGGATCCAGACCATTGTGCCCGAGGGTACGGTCGTGAAAGAGGGCGACGTGGTGGCCGAGCTGGATCGCTCGACCCTGGCAACCAAGATGGCGGAATTCAGCCTGGCGCTGCAGAAGGCCGAGGCGGTGTACGAGCAGGCCATGCTCGATTCGACCCTCAACCTGTCCAAGGCCCGCGAAGAGATCCGCACCATGGACCTGGGCCTCGAAGAGAAGAAGCTCGCCAAGGAGCAGGCGGTCTTCGAGGCGCCCTCGGTACGGCGCCAGGCGGAGATCGACTACGAGAAGGCCGAACGGGCCCTGGCCCAGGCCAAGGTCGACTACAAGACCAAGGTGGAACAGGCCCAGGCCAAGATGCGCGAAGTCGGGGCCGACCGGGAACGCCAGCAGAACAAGGTCCGCCTGGCCCAGGAGGTCATGGCCGGGTTTACGGTCAGGGCGCCAACCGCGGGCATGGTGATCTACTTCAAGGAATGGAACGGTCGGAAGCGAACCACCGGGTCGCAGGTATCTGCCTGGGATCAGGTGGTCGCCACCCTGCCCGACCTGAGCCAGATGGAGTCGGTCACCTTCGTCAACGAGATCGACGTCCGGAAGGTGTCGGTCGGACAGGCGGTTGCCATCTCGCTCGACTCGGACCCGACGAAGCGTCTGACCGGCAAGGTGACGGCCGTGGCCAACGTCGGCGAACAGCGCCCCAATACCGACGCCAAGGTCTTCGAGGTCAAGGTGGTCATCGACCAGCCGGATACCACGCTGCGTCCGGGAATGACGACCGGAAACGAGATCGAGACCTACCGCAGCGACGAGGTGCTCTCGGTGCCGATCGAGGCCCTCTCCAGTGAGGGTGGCGTACCGTTCGTCTTCCGTCAGGACGGCGGCCGCGTCACCAAGCAGGAAGTGGAGGCCGGCACCATGAACGACGACGGAGTGGTCATCCTTCGCGGCCTGAACGAAAACGATCGGGTGCTGCTCTCGCCCCCGGCGGATCGCGACCGGATGGAGATCAGACGTCTGCCCGGCTCGACTGCCGCTCCTCCCGCGAGCGGTGACACCTCCGCGCCGGTCATTCCCCTCACCGACTCGACCAAGGTCGCCAAGACTGGTCCGGCTCCGCAGCCCTCGGTCCGGCCCGCCAATACTGCGGCGAGGAACTGA